The Ursus arctos isolate Adak ecotype North America chromosome X, UrsArc2.0, whole genome shotgun sequence genome includes the window ttgtgttccctctcttgctggctgtctctctctctctctgtcaaatgaataaataaaatctttaaaaaaaaaaaaagaacatcagtcATAATGGATTAGGGACCGCcccagtgacctcattttaacttgattctttctgtgaagaccctatttccaaataaggtcacattctgaggtactgggagttaggacttcaaatatgaatttgaggagacacaattcaacccataaatataatatatataatataatagagtatatactaaatatatatatatatatatatagaaggaAGGACAGTGACCAGGGTGAAgggttatatattatataatgaatatatctgcatattttatatccatatacacatatatttgcatatattatatacatatattttaagtctTGGCCCTTGAGAAAAATTTcataagagttctttattctttgttaagGGAATGATAGATTGTCAGGGCAAAGGAGACCtctttttgttgttaaaatgtattttaatagtattatgtatcatatatgtatgtattatcaACGATAATAATAGGtcagtatttcatattttaacttTATGTGTatgttacacatttatttttcattatatgttATCATATACAGATGATGAACACAAGCTCAACCCAttaggtatatatattttttgcaatgTGTTTGCCACTCAACTCACACCTAGGATCAAACGTTTCTTACATAAAAGGCACAggtaagagaaagggagagtgatCCTTGCCGGTGAAATATGATAGCCTATGTGAAGATGGGGTCAACTTCAAAGCATTTTGGGGAGCCCTCCAGCTAGGGGACATTGAAACAAAACCTGGCGTTGGCCCGGACCTCTCTCTTGCTCTGGGTCGGCAGAGCCAAGAGGCCAACCCGGAGGGAGCCCAAGGTCAGCTTGTGGCCGGGGAGACTTCACCCCTTCCGCGTCGGATTTCCCGGGAGCCTCTGCTGCTGTCCGGTGTCCGTCTCTGTGCTGGGCGCTGCCGGTGGGCCCGCCGCTGCGCCCCACCCCGAGCAGGAACCGATATGCGGCCTGTGCTTTAGCTTTCTCCTCCGGCCGAAGGGAATCCATCCACGGACCCCTGCAGGGAGCCGTGTCCGCGGGTCCCCGTCAGCCCAGGGACCCCAGCAAGCCCCTGCCGGGCACCCCCTCGCTCGGCAGTGCCCATGGGCCCGAGGCTTCCGGCTCTGACGACGCTGGGGCTCTCGGTTGCCCGGAGTGGGTCTGGCTGGGGCTTGagcatttcttctttcctcccatgTAAAGCCAGACAGTTGCACCTTGTGTCCTCGAGAGGTGGACCGAGTTTACTGGCCCAAGAGCATCAGAGTAGGGATAGCCTGTGACTCCGTGGCTGACCCCCGGCGTGCTGACACTGGTTTGGGGTTTGGGAGCttgacagaggaaggaggacagTGATCAGGGTGGGGGGGTTATAGAAGAGGTTCTGGCTCTATCTGGAGTGGCTGGCCATGAGCTCATTGAGAGGGCAGTGAGTACCATTGTGCTGAGCAGATGTAAAGCCCTTGGCATCCGTGAGTGGGGACGTTGACCCTTGACCCTCGACCCTTGACAGGGATCCTGCGCTCTCTACCAAGAAATACTCTGCTGCTACTCCGGGCATTCAGCTGAGAGTCTGGGGGAAGGAGTGGGGCGGGGGGTTAGCCTATAACCAGCTTCAGCTCTCGGGGACTAGATGAGGAAGCACAGGGGCAGGTGGCTGGTGGTCCTTCATTGAtcccttcattctttcattcaagaaGTTTTTACTGAGTACTTATGATTGACCAGATACTGTAATAGGACCAAGACCCAGTTCCTTAAGGATTTTACAATCTGAAGATTaaggaatggagaaaaacagGAAGCATCAGGGCAACGGTAGGGAACAGATTTGGgctttcctttctccttagtgtgtctgtctgtccatccgtctgtgcgcgcgcacacgcgTATGATTTGCACTTCCCACACTGTTCCAACCACAGAGCAATGCATGTCTATTTACTCTAACAACCAGCAGGCCTCCCAAATTGTAGGGTGACAATGACCGCCAGCCTTCCTAACAAAGGAACACTTTCTACATCTTTTCTCCCGCTCAGGAGCCGAGGGATGGTGAATGGCCCCAGTCAGGATGTCCACACGCGCACCAAGTAGCCACGTTCTGGGTGGGACATACACAGAGAGGCTCTGGATTTGGGAAACGTGCATACTGGTCAGGTCAGTTAAAAATCAGCCAATCAGCCTATAAAGTCAACCTTGGTTTGATTTGGACTGAAGCCATCCTTCCACTAGGGCTGTAGATGTGCACCTCGCTTTAAGAAAACCTGGACCCCAAAATCCCAACtttgaaagggagagaagaatgtGCCTGGCCATTTCTGGAAGCCAGCTCGAGCCCTCGCTTATTGACACAGGTGTATCAAAGAGCATCGGATGgatctctgccttcagctggtAACATCGGGAAATCATCCGCGGCGAGCAGGGCTTTATCTGGTCTGGGCAGACCCCCCAAAGACGGCTGGCAGCTCAACAACGCAGCCGCACTGCCGTGGGGCTGGGTATTCTGCACCGACACAAACTCACCTTGTCTTTTAAAATGAGAGGGGACTCTGGGGCTTTGTGGCGACGGGTGtagttttctgaaaaaaaaaaatcagactcaaatgaatgattaaattaaaacataaactGAATTAGGGGCATGCCTTGGGGATTTTCCTTACATTTTAGGAAGATTATGAAATCCATCCCTCCATTCAGCTTTAAAATCACACTAACTCAGCTTCTCTGCACGGCAGGGAAAGAGTTGCCATGACCTGATATTTGCAACTTCCATTAAAGTATggctttctgtatttatttggaaataaacttCTGTTCCGTCAGGATACGGTTTACCCTTCCTGTGTAGCCTCGTGATGGTTTCCCTTCACGTCGGACCACGCACCTTTTAGTAACGAAAGTGGTGACCCAACGAAAACTTCTCCTACAAGGAGCCTGGGCTCTTATTTATTTCGCAACCTTTATTTGTGCATGAGATGAACCGTGACATTTAAACTATGCTTGATAGCTTAACAGATTATAAGAACAAAACCAGATGGCCCAAACAAAAATAATGCTTTGATTGCTTTCAAATtcaatgtcaaaaattaaaaacagctttCAAAAAGCCTTggcttttttttccagaaatgactttggattttatatatatgtacatatatataaatatgtatatttatacaacatatatacatttattttatatctctatatataactatataacatatagataatatatatatgtgtgtctctataatatatatagataatatatgtaaaatatatgttacatatacaaatatataatatatatttatatatattttatacatataaacatatacatatatgtatcccCCCAAAATCCAGAAATATATAAACCAAAATTTAACAGTGGTTACTTTAAGAAgcgttttcttctgttttcttttctgcatcCGTCCATTTTTCTGCAGTTATTCTTAGAATCAGAAAACCCTTTTTTAATGACtacttctcatttaattttaatgaagtcttttCTAGGGTTGAGGCAAGGTGTTTTCCTCTGTTGAGAAAGTGGACATTGTTAAGCATTCGCAGTTCATAATTCTTCTTCCACGCACAATGATGAATAGCGTGTGGTTACTTTAACACTGTGCTTCGCGAGGCTGGCAAACTTCACTGGACCCAGATCCTTTCGAATTCATGCAAATTCCACCAAAAGCAGTAATTGAATTTTTGAACTCACTTTAATGTACCTTCGACATCCTTAGTATAATCACAATCCTCACGTTCTTTGAGAGCAGTGAACCTacgaattttttaaaactgggcttcctcaaaaaaaaaaccttccattttaaaAGCCTCCCGAGCCTGGAAGAGGCTGGCaggagacagtgagaaagggatGGTTTGAATTTCTGAAATACAGAGTTCCCAAAGTGTTAGGagtcttttctctgtttcttgttttgtgaaAGAATCTTTGCTTCACTTTTCTTCTCATCAGCTGCAAGAGAGCGAACCGACTTTGCTGCAAATCAAATCCCTGACAGTTCTATTTCCCTGAGATAATTGCATACTGCTTTGGAgtttccttttcccctctgtttccttttgttttgacaACAAGATTCTGGGAAAACAATATACAATTGATAACTACGCTGTCATGAgtatactgaattttaaaaataaataactgtcgACCCCAAAAGCTTCCAGGAGCCTATGGAGTGAGTTCTTGTTCCAGACCGTTCCCAAACCAGATGTGGAAATGTTTAGCTAATTCCCCTCCCCAATCTCCATGCAAAGGGTTCATATGTGTCTCTAACGACATCAGAGGAGATGGGAAGGCAAAAGAAAAGTCCTGTCGGCTCTCACCAAACACAAACAGCAGAAAAGTAATTTAGTCTTCAGCTTCTGTCTCTTTTAAAAAGGGTCTTTTCTTCCCGAGACTAAAAATGCTGTGTGTTTATGCCAATATCCAGTCTCTTTCTTGTAAGACACGAAGAAATAGACTTCATGTTCCCAAAGTGAAACATTGCATGATTTTTTGAAACGtaaaagatggatggatggatggatggatggatggatggatggatggatgaatggaaaagatTTATTAAGAATTAGGCTTATTAGGgagttcttgaaaaaaaaaaagaaaggcaaggagGAAAACTCTGTTGAAGGAACTAATGGGAAATATATATGCATAGACCACGTGTAGAAAAACAGAAAGCTACTGTACTCTGTAGCTGCAGGGAAAGCAAACATTTTGCATCTAGGTGCCCTTAGTAGCTCCGGGTTTGTGGGCCTCCAGCTCAGTTCAGGACGGCTTGTACCAATAGCGGAGCCCTGCTTGGCTGTACGAATGCACCTAAGCTCATTGCTTCTGGAATGTCGTGGGGCTAATTTGCAATCAAGTCAAAATGGGGCTATGGTAACGCAAACCCTGAGACCTGCTTTCTAAAtgcccagcctcctcctcttcctcttcctcctcttccccttcctcctcctcctcaagaAGCTGGACTGTAGTCCCAAGGTGAGCACTCATTTCTTCCTTGTCCTCAGCTCCCCTTAGCTCCGAAGATTTCTGGAGACTTGAAATAGGATTCTGTCCACAGCTCCAGGGATGCTGTGCACAGCCCCAAGGATGGCTAAAAATACCTTCCAtttggcacacacacacacacacacacacacacacacacacacacagcctctaCCCTGGCCTGGGAATCTTGGGCAGCAGGAAAGGGAAGGCTGCCCAGTGCTGAGAACCTGCACCACTTCCGAAGTGCAGCACCAAGCTCGGGTTAGCAAGCTCATTAGCAAGTACATTCTGCTCTCCCCCTAgtccccccactcctccctctcaGAGACGCACAGTCTCGAACGTGCTGTCACACTGACTTCGTTTGTAAGTTTTCTCTGAGCTTGAAGGTATGCTGTCACACCCGGAAGGCATTTTCATGGATTGCTCCCCTCGTGTGGCCATCTGTTCCTGGCTGTGAAAAGTTGGAGCAAAGAGAGCGGGTTCTGAGTTTGGAGATTAGCACTAAATGCACCCCCAAACTCAGTGACATTACCAAAGCCCTTTCTTCAAGACCGATTCAGCGCGGTGTCACCCAGAAGTAGACGTGGAGCGTGAACTGGCCTCAAATGTTTGCTTGGGGGACAGCTGTCTTGTTTCTCAGAGACTCTCCGGGGGGTTTATAACCCTGTTTGGATTAttcgggggggcgggggagagagaagaTGCTGAAGCGGAAGGCCGAACTCCCCGCCCAAGAGCTCAGCCTTAAACTTGGGTCTCAGTTTCGGGTTGGGACAACcaaaatggaagagaaggatTGTTTCTCTGGCCTATTCCAGGAACTCCCGAAAGGAGAGGCTTTTGTTCAGGGTGATATTAAGGGCAGGGAGAAGGCGAGAGAGGGCGAGAAAGCCCCTCCTAAACCATGCTCGGGGCAGGGTGGGCTCCGTGAGCCGGGACCGGAGTGGATAGCGCTGGGGATGGAGTGATGATGACCTCAGCAGGCATCAGGCGTCACGCCAGAGCAAGCCTTATGTTTATGTAACCGTTGAGTCCTTCTCCTGCCATCAGAGTTGacttgtgttttgttgttgttgttgttgctcttttattttgtttggttttttttttggaggggcaCGGGGGTCCGTTTCTCTGTTTGTTGCTGctgcttctgtttctgctttgcGCAAGACGAAAAGGCGGTCCCGGGAGGGACACCAGAACAAaccaagagggaaggaaggagccaggTAGACTGCGTAGACTTCTCTTTACACCCAACACCCCCCAAGAGACTGAGGAGTCATTCATGAGAGAGATAGGGAGGCGCGATCTGCGCCCGAACAAGTGCCTGACTTAGAAACAAAGCCTTTCGTGCAGGCCGCCCCCCTTTCCTAGCGGGCCCCTTATACCATGGTTTCCATCCAAGAATGCAGCAAGTCCATCAGtatcaaaggaagagaaagagctgcGTTTCTGCAGCTGGGAAAGGGGGAGGATGGAAATGTCTTGGGATGCTTTTTAGTACAGTGCcgtgcacatagtaggcactcaatagatAAGAGTCGAAGAACAGATGCGTATAGGCCTGGGTGACTGAACTCATCAGGGAACAAAAGTAAaaccccacactcacacacatccATTTCCTTCGAAAGTTTAGGTGCAGTTCTATTTCATTTATGTcgttttcacttttaaaatgaaagtggAGTCGGACAATATTTGGTGATATTCCTTGTGTCATTTGTCACCTCTTTCTGATATTGGGTTTTCGACATATGTCCTTACCCTGGCTcgtttttctccccattttgctCTCTCCGCCACTCTTTTGTAAGTAAAAGGCAACAGGACTAGGAAGTGGCCGCAGAGCTTcccactgaaaaagaaaagacataaaaaactagcaaaaataaaactatcaagCAAAGCATACAACTCGGTGAGGTGTCAACCGTGGCCACAAAGAAGATGTTAGGAGCTGCCTCAAATTGTTTTCATGTATCATATGaatggaaaaatgtaaaattaaaaaagcagtattttttgtttctgcGATTTCACGATTTTACAAGGTGTCCTGACTGATGAATCAGGGAATCTCTGGGTCTCTTTCGATGTTACTGCGACAGTTTATGGAGTGAGTATCCATTTGCCCATTTTAAGTGAGCCCCTTGGGGAGATTTCAGTATGTGCTTGTCAGGAATAAACCACAGTTTCTTCTCTggcttttatttaattatgtttgTCGCTCACCAACACAAGGCCATAGGGAGGGGTGCATTTATGGTATATGAGAGGACCCGGGGGCCCTTAAGGAGGGTAGTGCCGCCAGCTTGAATTAAACGGTATCTCCTGCAGCCTTCGTTAGTTTGGcatgaaaacaatttcatttcctGTGTTGGGGTTGCACACAGAGGGATGCCTTTGCTGACCAGGGTCGACTCTCATTCGCTAGAGGAGGGATATGCATTTTATCCCGAAACAGCGTGCTAAGGCCACTTAGTGAAGCCGCTGTGGTCCCCTATCACCACGCGAGTTtcaacaatgaaattgaaattctgttctctctcacaagaatgttttcctcttctctgttttctttgttttcagttttctttagctataattgacaaataaaatgataggatattgagggacgcctgggtggctcggtcagtgaagtgtcttcctttggctcaggtcacgatcccaaggtcctgggatcgagccccacatccatcgggtccctgctcagtggggagccttcttgtccctctccctctgctgctccccctgcttgtgctcatgctctctctctctctctgacaaataaataaaatctttttaagaaattataggATATTGACAGTGTACAACGTGATGGTCTGACATATGAATACATCGTGAAAGGAGTAGCCCAATCGAGTTAATGAACACATCCGTCACCTCACCTTTGTTCAGAGAACATTTAAGTCCTACTGTCTTAATCTTTCAAAaatacttgtgtttttttttttaatgattgtgtTTGAACTTTCAATAGGAAATAAGATGATGTGCCTTTTGTATCTTTGTGTGTTCTAGAATTCCTCCCCAGACAGCTGCCTGTTTCCTGAGCGTCGTTACCTGACCAGCCGCAGGGATGAAAGTTTTTGAGTTGATAGGAGGGATGTTCATCCTCATCTCTCTGTTTCCGGCCTGTGCCGCACAAAGTCCAATGACTGTCCTGTGCTCCATAGACTGGTTCATGGTCACCGTGCACCCCTTCATGTTGAATAATGATGTGTATGTTCACTTCCATGAGTTGCACTTGGGCCTGGGCTGTCCTGCCAACCACGTTCAGCCACACGCCTACCAGTTCACCTACCGTGTTACCGAATGCGGCATCCGGGCCAAGGCTGTCTCTCTGGACATGGTTATGTACAGCACGGAGCTGCACTACGCTTCGAAGGGGACCTCTTCGAAGtacatgatcccagtgtcctgtaCTGCTCCCCAACGGTCCCCGTGGCTCACTCCGCCCTGCCCCCTGAGGGGAGCCAGTGAGACGGGCACCACAACCCAGGACGGCGAGGCAAGCTACGACGTGTTCACCTTGTCGCAGTCCAGCCAAAGGCCCAACTGCGACTGTCCACCTTGTGTCTTCAACGAAGAAGACGGTGCCCAGGCCCCACGGCACCAAGCGGAGGCTCTGGAGGGCCAGCTGGCGCAGCCGTCTTCCTTCGTGGATATGTCCGAAGATTGGTGTCTTCGCTCCGACGATCTCATTGAGTCCATGTGATCCCCGGGTTTGGGGTCTCCTGTAGACGCTTTTTTTCTAACATTAgtatataatattttctaatctcAGACAAATTTAAGTGTTTTGGTAGCCCCCTTCGGAGCTCCTTTGAGAGAGGGCAGCTCGTGATAATTTCATGAATAaagcttttttatatttttatatcttttttaaaaaataaaattttgatggCATAAATACATCAGttcagcatttttatttaataaacacataGATAACTTTTGCTGTGGGCC containing:
- the PLAC1 gene encoding placenta-specific protein 1 translates to MKVFELIGGMFILISLFPACAAQSPMTVLCSIDWFMVTVHPFMLNNDVYVHFHELHLGLGCPANHVQPHAYQFTYRVTECGIRAKAVSLDMVMYSTELHYASKGTSSKYMIPVSCTAPQRSPWLTPPCPLRGASETGTTTQDGEASYDVFTLSQSSQRPNCDCPPCVFNEEDGAQAPRHQAEALEGQLAQPSSFVDMSEDWCLRSDDLIESM